A segment of the Dissulfurirhabdus thermomarina genome:
ACCAAGAAAATCACCTCGTTATTGGTAAGAATGAAATATTAATTCCAAAACAAGCAATTGAAGATCTTGCAGATGTTAATTTACCTTGCGGAGTTTTTTTATGCAAAAAGATAATACCGTTATACTCTACTTGAAAGGTGGCGACGCTGCAGGCGCTTATACCGCAGCACTAAAAGTAAATGAAGACAAAGTAAGTTCTAGGACTATTACTTTTAATGACTTATGACTTGTCGATATCGAAGTTTATAATGTTTTTTTCAAAAGGAACCCTCCCATACTTCATTAAGCTGTAACGGCGATCCGGTCGACCTTGAAGTCGCGCCGCAGCATTGCCGCCGCCTGCCGGGCCAAGGCTCGCCCGCGTTGCAGGCGCTGGCGCTGCCGGGCCGCCGCCGCGGCCTGCCGCCGGTCGGCGGTACGGCGATAGGCGGCCAGGGCCTGGGGAGGAGAGGTGATCCGTTCGTTGGGCGCCGGTGATGGGCGGCATGGCGGGCTTTTCTGCTCGCGGCTGTTTTGTCTTTGAGGTGGGCAGAGGTGGTCGGGGAAATCAAGGGGAAAGCAGGGGGCCCCATTCCGCCGGCGCCATGGTCCAGGGAGCGGCGTTGCCCGGCGTGGGCTCGGTGGGAAGGTGAGGTCCATGCCCGGGGTGCGGTCGCGGCCGGCGTGGCGGAACTGCACGAAGAGACGGTGATCGCCGTAGACGCCGGCCGGGGGCCCGCATGGCGCGTCGCCCGGTGGCCCCGGCCCGCGTGGGACGCCGCCGGCGGATTCGTGCTATAAGGGACACAGGGATTATGCCGGGACGAGGAGGCGGCCCATGGAGACGCGGGATGCCATTCGCGCACGCCGGGCGGTGAAGCACTTCGACCCCCGCCACCGCATGACCGACGCGGAGGTCCGGGAGCTGCTGGAGCTGGCGGTGCTTTCGCCCACCGCCTTCAACATCCAGAACTGGCGCTTCGTGGTGGTGAAGGACCCCGAACTCCGGCGGCGGATCCGGGCGGCGGCCTGGGACCAGGCCCAGGTCACGGACGCCTCCCTCTTCATCGTGCTCTGCGCCGACCTCCGGGCCTTCGAGCGGAACCCGGCCCGCTATTGGCGAAACGCACCGCGGGAGGTACAGGACTTCATCCTGCCCGCCCTCGACGCCTACTACCGAGACAAGCCCCAGGTGCAGCGGGACGAGGC
Coding sequences within it:
- a CDS encoding nitroreductase family protein; this encodes METRDAIRARRAVKHFDPRHRMTDAEVRELLELAVLSPTAFNIQNWRFVVVKDPELRRRIRAAAWDQAQVTDASLFIVLCADLRAFERNPARYWRNAPREVQDFILPALDAYYRDKPQVQRDEAMRSCGIAAQTLMLAAKDMGYDSCPMDGFDFEAVGRLIRLPPDHVVAMFVAIGKGIREPWPRGGQLPLEEVVIEDRF